A single region of the Deefgea piscis genome encodes:
- a CDS encoding LTA synthase family protein, translated as MFDGLFAGLQLLALACAWPVALGLLATVLIERLAQPRPQAIWRRPWAMNALLVCAWTGLFCFELALFQRPAFAAVLATGLLLLLVLISNSKFHSLREPFIVQDFEYIADAIRHPRLYLPFFGVAKALVCTALFFALLYLGVALEDSVLNSVSYAVYWSAWAGLVLAVWLAVQLLRRAVPPMQFCPTRDQQQFGFFATLFAYYWAEQHQPELTPPAWPMPQPNHGVLPHLLVVQSESFVDFRRYYPQIRPDILSEYDRFCAESLQYGQLEVPAWGANTVRSEFAFLSGLSPQQLGVHQFNPYRRFARQYSASLAAQLRQQGYRTVCIHPYAASFYHRDALYPQLGFDEFIDISAFAPPPAGMPYVDDLQVATKMGEVLAQATQPTFIFVITMENHGPLHLEQLAEGDAEQVFHGAAPQDGEELTIYLRHQVNANRMLAQLREQLMALARPATLCWYGDHVPILPKVYATHGAPSGNTDYFIWQTPDKTHSHRHRVRQGAPYKRYESASRRVRICAPWIAHADAAKSNHTIAAHQLAGEVLQAFGR; from the coding sequence GTGTTTGATGGATTGTTTGCAGGGTTGCAGTTGTTGGCGTTGGCGTGCGCTTGGCCGGTGGCGTTGGGGCTGCTTGCGACGGTGCTGATTGAGCGTTTGGCCCAGCCTCGGCCACAGGCAATTTGGCGGCGACCTTGGGCGATGAATGCTTTGTTGGTGTGCGCTTGGACGGGATTGTTTTGTTTTGAGCTGGCTTTGTTTCAGCGCCCAGCGTTTGCGGCGGTGTTGGCAACGGGCTTGTTGTTGCTGCTGGTATTGATTAGCAATAGTAAGTTTCACAGCTTGCGCGAGCCATTTATTGTGCAAGATTTTGAATACATCGCCGATGCGATTCGCCATCCACGCTTGTATCTGCCTTTTTTTGGCGTGGCGAAGGCGCTGGTTTGTACCGCGCTGTTTTTTGCGCTGCTGTATTTGGGCGTGGCGCTAGAAGATTCGGTACTCAATTCAGTCAGCTACGCGGTGTATTGGTCGGCGTGGGCGGGCTTGGTGTTGGCGGTTTGGCTGGCGGTGCAGTTATTGCGCCGCGCCGTGCCGCCGATGCAGTTTTGCCCAACGCGGGATCAGCAACAGTTTGGCTTTTTTGCGACTTTATTTGCGTACTATTGGGCCGAGCAACACCAGCCCGAGTTAACGCCGCCAGCGTGGCCGATGCCGCAGCCAAATCATGGTGTTTTGCCGCATTTATTGGTGGTGCAAAGCGAGTCTTTTGTTGATTTTCGGCGCTATTATCCGCAAATTCGCCCGGATATTTTGAGCGAATATGATCGGTTTTGCGCCGAGTCTTTGCAGTATGGCCAGCTGGAAGTACCGGCTTGGGGCGCAAATACCGTGCGTAGCGAATTTGCTTTTTTGTCGGGCTTATCGCCGCAGCAATTGGGCGTGCATCAATTTAATCCTTACCGCCGTTTTGCCCGTCAGTATTCGGCGTCATTGGCGGCGCAGTTGCGCCAGCAGGGTTATCGCACCGTGTGCATTCACCCGTATGCGGCTAGTTTTTACCACCGCGATGCCTTGTATCCGCAATTGGGTTTTGATGAATTTATCGACATCAGCGCTTTTGCGCCACCGCCCGCAGGCATGCCGTATGTGGATGATTTGCAAGTGGCGACCAAAATGGGTGAGGTGCTGGCGCAAGCCACGCAGCCGACGTTTATTTTTGTCATCACCATGGAAAACCACGGCCCATTGCATTTAGAGCAATTGGCAGAGGGTGACGCCGAGCAGGTGTTTCACGGCGCAGCGCCACAAGACGGCGAAGAATTAACGATTTATTTGCGCCACCAAGTCAACGCCAATCGGATGTTGGCGCAGCTACGCGAGCAACTCATGGCCTTAGCCAGACCTGCCACCTTGTGTTGGTACGGCGACCATGTGCCCATCCTCCCCAAGGTCTACGCCACCCACGGCGCGCCCAGCGGCAACACAGATTATTTTATTTGGCAAACCCCAGACAAAACGCACTCCCATCGCCACCGCGTGCGCCAAGGCGCACCCTACAAGCGTTACGAATCAGCATCACGTAGGGTGCGCATTTGCGCACCATGGATTGCTCACGCGGATGCGGCCAAATCGAATCACACCATCGCCGCGCATCAATTGGCTGGTGAGGTGTTACAGGCTTTTGGTCGCTAA
- a CDS encoding SDR family NAD(P)-dependent oxidoreductase, with the protein MSAQSILITGATGAIGGALALAYAASGVRLILLGQRADRLEAVAQACREQGASVLPVVLDCRDIDALQAWAARCLVDDVPDLLIANAGVNINVSDTAEGELWADMQRLFEVNVLATLALVNAFLPAMRQRGSGQIALVSSLAAYFGLPMTPSYSASKAAIKAYGEGLRALLADEGIAVNVIMPGYVTSPMCEAMPGPKPWLWSPERAAAYIQRGLQRNRARISFPFPLNWGSWWLAVLPAALSQRVLGWIGYRV; encoded by the coding sequence ATGTCTGCTCAATCCATTTTAATTACCGGCGCTACGGGCGCGATTGGTGGCGCTTTGGCGCTGGCGTATGCCGCGAGCGGGGTGCGTTTGATTTTGCTCGGCCAGCGTGCAGATCGCTTGGAGGCGGTGGCGCAAGCTTGCCGCGAGCAAGGCGCGAGTGTGCTGCCGGTGGTGCTCGATTGCCGCGATATTGACGCTTTGCAAGCGTGGGCGGCGCGCTGCTTGGTGGACGACGTGCCGGATTTATTGATTGCTAATGCCGGGGTCAATATTAATGTATCCGATACCGCCGAGGGCGAGTTGTGGGCCGATATGCAGCGCTTGTTTGAGGTGAATGTATTGGCCACCTTGGCCTTGGTGAATGCTTTTTTACCGGCGATGCGCCAGCGCGGATCGGGGCAGATTGCTTTGGTCAGCTCGTTGGCGGCGTATTTTGGCTTGCCGATGACGCCAAGTTATAGCGCCAGTAAGGCGGCGATTAAGGCGTATGGCGAGGGTTTACGCGCTTTATTGGCTGATGAGGGCATTGCGGTGAATGTAATTATGCCGGGCTATGTAACTTCGCCAATGTGCGAGGCCATGCCCGGGCCTAAGCCTTGGCTATGGTCGCCCGAGCGCGCGGCGGCGTATATTCAGCGCGGTTTGCAGCGCAATCGGGCGCGGATTAGTTTTCCTTTTCCGCTTAATTGGGGCAGTTGGTGGTTGGCGGTATTGCCGGCGGCGTTGTCGCAGCGAGTTTTAGGTTGGATCGGTTATCGTGTTTGA
- a CDS encoding capsule biosynthesis protein, producing MNTKVFLLLQGICSPFFRDLALHLRAAGHTVYKLNFNAGDDLYWRMPAWHYRGDVNDLGDYLAHKYQQFSISDIVVFGDCRPVHLPAIALAKQLGIEVHAFEEGYFRPHWITLERGGVNANSMLPRDADWYWQVGQDLLAQHSFEYQMFRTKFKVRSVHDVAYHLAGCWNPILYPGYQTHAPVIAPIEYAGFLRRNLLAKINKKTESAKIAQLLHSTTPFYLMPLQLNSDAQIRQHSQFEHMQQFILHVMQSFARHAPSDSLLVIKNHPLDYGLENYADFVAQAAAQFDVAQRIVYLEGGVINYLIERASGMVTVNSTAGSLAIELGCPTITLSNPIYNVAGLTFQGALDDFWANGIAPSTELFARFRATIMQASQVNGGFYCNESIQLAMAASTAQLSAERSALAQLIEKYPLNTVKENLLTQRRKDAEKGRVRT from the coding sequence ATGAATACAAAAGTATTTCTTTTATTGCAGGGTATTTGTTCGCCATTTTTTAGAGATTTGGCGCTGCATTTGCGTGCGGCTGGGCATACGGTTTATAAGCTTAATTTTAATGCCGGTGATGATTTGTATTGGCGCATGCCTGCTTGGCATTATCGCGGTGATGTGAATGATTTGGGCGACTATTTGGCGCACAAATATCAGCAATTTTCGATTAGCGATATTGTGGTGTTTGGGGATTGCCGGCCAGTGCATTTGCCGGCGATTGCTTTGGCCAAGCAGCTTGGCATTGAGGTGCATGCTTTTGAAGAAGGCTATTTTCGCCCGCATTGGATTACCTTAGAGCGCGGTGGGGTGAATGCTAATTCTATGTTGCCGCGTGATGCCGATTGGTATTGGCAAGTGGGGCAAGATTTATTGGCGCAGCATTCATTTGAATATCAAATGTTTAGAACCAAATTCAAAGTTAGATCGGTACACGATGTGGCTTATCATTTGGCCGGTTGCTGGAATCCAATTTTGTATCCGGGCTATCAAACGCATGCACCGGTGATTGCGCCGATTGAATATGCCGGATTTTTGCGGCGTAATTTATTGGCCAAAATAAATAAAAAAACCGAATCGGCCAAAATAGCGCAGTTATTGCATTCGACTACGCCGTTTTATTTAATGCCTTTGCAGCTCAATAGCGATGCGCAAATTCGCCAGCATTCGCAATTTGAGCATATGCAGCAGTTTATTTTGCATGTGATGCAATCGTTTGCCCGCCATGCGCCTAGCGATAGTTTGTTGGTGATTAAAAATCATCCTTTAGATTATGGTTTAGAAAATTACGCTGATTTTGTGGCGCAAGCCGCCGCGCAATTTGATGTCGCCCAGCGCATTGTGTATTTAGAGGGCGGGGTGATTAATTATTTAATTGAGCGCGCCAGCGGCATGGTCACTGTTAATAGCACGGCGGGTAGTTTGGCGATTGAATTGGGCTGCCCAACCATTACGCTAAGTAATCCAATTTACAATGTGGCTGGGCTGACTTTTCAGGGGGCGCTGGATGATTTTTGGGCTAATGGCATTGCGCCATCGACCGAATTATTTGCGCGCTTTCGCGCCACCATCATGCAGGCCTCGCAAGTGAATGGCGGATTTTATTGTAATGAAAGCATCCAGCTGGCTATGGCTGCCAGCACCGCGCAACTGAGCGCCGAGCGCTCGGCTTTGGCGCAATTAATTGAGAAATATCCTCTTAATACTGTGAAGGAAAACCTTTTGACGCAGAGACGTAAAGACGCAGAGAAAGGCCGAGTTAGAACTTAA
- a CDS encoding capsular polysaccharide biosynthesis protein, protein MAAAVSLLDYGIWTQKHLNAFFEHELAVVAPWRRVEGKKAWLGWGCKRSGGRAAKYAARDGVGCWRVEDGFLRSVGMGKGERPLSIVVDEVGIYYDARSSSRLEQLIPNALDEAQLQRTTALIAAWRAGKVSKYNHQTAPLPDLPAQFVLVVDQTFGDAAIVYGGASAASFDAMLAAALADSDLPVVIKVHPEVLAGRKVGHFDLVVLRVNPRIVLLGDDVHPADVLPLAQSVYVVTSQMGFDALLWGVPVFCFGMPFYAGWGLTHDHIPRPDRRCDVSLLQLVHAALVAYPRYINPETQQRCEVETVLAHLALQRQMRARLPQAVYAFGFSKWKQPIMRSFTQGAAVDFIAAPSSEHEALRPVLVWGNKHAHLFAPQSAATALEHQAQLPNPMIRVEDGFVRSVGLGADLIRPLSWVFDRRGIYFDATQPSDLEHILQHQLMDESLQLRARRLREQIVGAGLTKYNVGSGVWHRPTAAAQQRVLLVAGQVEGDASIRFGAGEVCSNMGLLQAVRAANPDAYVVYKPHPDVLAGLRAQGLDEHAAEQWCDEVVEHIAVTDLFAQVDEVHVITSLTGFEALLRQVPVVVWGMPFYAGWGLTDDKMQCPRRTTRRNLDELVAAALILYPSYISRITGQYTSPEQVLNELMAWRDTPAARPRWWHKIRRQLMGLAQF, encoded by the coding sequence GTGGCGGCTGCTGTTTCATTGCTTGATTACGGGATTTGGACGCAAAAACATTTAAATGCTTTTTTTGAGCATGAGCTGGCCGTGGTTGCGCCGTGGCGCCGAGTTGAGGGCAAAAAAGCTTGGTTGGGCTGGGGTTGCAAGCGCAGCGGCGGGCGGGCGGCTAAATATGCGGCGCGGGATGGCGTGGGTTGCTGGCGGGTGGAAGATGGCTTTTTGCGCTCGGTGGGTATGGGTAAGGGCGAGCGGCCTTTGTCGATTGTGGTTGATGAGGTGGGCATTTATTACGATGCGCGCTCGTCATCCCGGCTAGAGCAGTTGATCCCGAATGCATTAGATGAGGCGCAGTTGCAGCGTACTACCGCGCTGATTGCGGCTTGGCGGGCGGGCAAGGTTTCTAAATACAATCATCAAACGGCGCCATTGCCTGATTTGCCAGCGCAATTTGTATTGGTGGTGGACCAAACTTTTGGCGATGCGGCCATTGTGTATGGCGGCGCTAGCGCAGCTAGTTTTGATGCGATGTTGGCGGCGGCTTTGGCCGATAGCGATTTGCCGGTGGTGATTAAGGTGCATCCCGAGGTTTTGGCTGGGCGCAAGGTGGGCCATTTTGATTTGGTTGTTTTGCGGGTTAATCCTCGGATTGTATTGCTGGGGGATGATGTGCATCCGGCCGATGTATTGCCGCTGGCGCAGTCGGTGTATGTGGTGACTTCGCAAATGGGTTTTGATGCCTTGCTGTGGGGCGTGCCGGTGTTTTGCTTTGGTATGCCTTTTTATGCAGGGTGGGGGCTTACTCACGATCATATACCTAGGCCAGATCGGCGTTGTGATGTGAGTTTATTGCAGTTGGTTCATGCCGCTTTGGTGGCGTATCCGCGGTATATCAATCCAGAAACACAGCAGCGCTGTGAGGTTGAAACGGTGCTTGCGCATTTGGCTTTGCAGCGGCAAATGCGCGCTCGTTTGCCGCAAGCGGTGTATGCGTTTGGGTTTTCTAAATGGAAGCAGCCGATTATGCGCTCCTTTACTCAGGGCGCAGCGGTGGATTTTATTGCGGCGCCTTCGAGCGAGCATGAGGCTTTGCGGCCGGTGTTGGTTTGGGGTAATAAGCATGCGCATTTATTTGCGCCCCAGTCTGCGGCGACAGCGTTAGAGCATCAAGCTCAGTTGCCCAATCCGATGATTCGAGTTGAGGATGGTTTTGTGCGCTCGGTGGGTTTGGGGGCGGATTTGATTCGCCCGCTGTCTTGGGTGTTTGACCGCCGTGGGATTTATTTTGATGCGACTCAGCCGTCTGATTTAGAGCATATTTTGCAGCATCAGCTAATGGATGAGTCTTTGCAATTGCGGGCGCGGCGTTTACGCGAGCAGATTGTGGGGGCGGGGCTGACTAAATACAACGTGGGCTCGGGGGTGTGGCATCGTCCCACTGCGGCAGCGCAACAGCGGGTGCTGTTGGTAGCAGGGCAGGTTGAGGGTGATGCGTCGATTCGGTTTGGCGCGGGCGAGGTGTGCAGCAATATGGGTTTGTTGCAGGCGGTGCGCGCGGCTAATCCCGATGCGTATGTGGTGTATAAGCCGCATCCCGATGTGTTGGCGGGCTTGCGCGCGCAAGGTTTGGATGAGCATGCGGCCGAGCAATGGTGCGACGAGGTGGTGGAGCATATTGCGGTTACCGATTTATTTGCGCAGGTGGATGAGGTGCATGTGATTACCTCGCTCACCGGTTTTGAGGCTTTGCTGCGGCAGGTGCCGGTGGTGGTGTGGGGTATGCCGTTTTATGCCGGTTGGGGGCTTACGGACGACAAGATGCAGTGCCCACGGCGCACTACTCGGCGCAATTTGGATGAGCTGGTGGCGGCGGCGTTGATTTTGTATCCGAGCTATATCAGCCGGATTACTGGGCAATATACGTCGCCCGAGCAGGTGCTGAATGAATTAATGGCGTGGCGTGATACGCCAGCGGCTAGGCCGCGCTGGTGGCATAAGATTCGGCGGCAATTGATGGGGTTGGCGCAATTTTGA
- a CDS encoding CgeB family protein gives MRLALLADELTTASVRLDANVSILTPYTYRAQLALFRPDFLLVESAWAGWRNTWKFGVAAYPDYPKRNNLRLQRLVAYARDRGIPTVFWNKEDGVHFDRFIDSARWFDHVFTVDSNCVAKYKAVMGEQASVHTLMFAIQPRTHGFRGFDFKHHRANFVGSYSHHVHDRRRAWQDMLFTAAADTGLGLTVVDRNSARKAGHYRFPDLPNLQVLPAVPHGQTAQLYRDFLVSLNVNTIEDSPTMFSRRLVEILGCGGIAVTNPTPAVDGLFRDYCHVVQDMAEAKDLFDRLRHGPAPQDLERARAGAEYVLQHHTWAHRLQQIQDVIGV, from the coding sequence ATGCGATTGGCCTTATTGGCAGATGAATTAACCACCGCAAGTGTGCGTTTGGATGCCAATGTTTCCATCCTGACTCCTTATACGTATCGCGCGCAATTGGCTTTGTTTCGACCCGATTTTTTGTTGGTTGAGTCGGCTTGGGCCGGTTGGCGTAATACGTGGAAGTTTGGGGTGGCGGCTTATCCCGATTATCCCAAGCGCAATAATTTGCGTTTGCAGCGCTTGGTGGCGTATGCGCGTGATCGGGGGATTCCGACGGTTTTTTGGAATAAAGAAGACGGCGTGCATTTTGATCGCTTTATTGATAGCGCCCGATGGTTTGATCATGTGTTTACGGTTGATTCCAATTGCGTTGCCAAATACAAGGCAGTGATGGGTGAGCAGGCTTCGGTGCATACGCTGATGTTTGCGATTCAGCCGCGCACGCATGGTTTTCGTGGTTTTGATTTTAAGCATCATCGGGCGAATTTTGTCGGTAGTTATAGCCATCATGTGCATGATCGGCGGCGCGCTTGGCAGGATATGTTGTTTACTGCGGCGGCCGATACGGGCTTGGGTTTAACGGTGGTGGATCGCAATTCGGCGCGTAAGGCTGGCCATTATCGGTTTCCAGATTTGCCTAATTTGCAGGTGTTGCCTGCGGTGCCGCATGGGCAAACGGCGCAGTTGTATCGGGATTTTTTGGTGTCGTTAAATGTGAATACGATTGAGGATTCGCCAACGATGTTTTCGCGGCGCTTGGTCGAGATTTTGGGCTGCGGTGGTATTGCAGTGACCAATCCTACGCCAGCGGTGGATGGGCTGTTTCGCGATTATTGTCATGTGGTGCAAGACATGGCTGAGGCCAAGGATTTGTTTGATCGTTTGCGCCATGGGCCTGCGCCGCAAGATTTAGAGCGGGCGCGTGCTGGGGCCGAGTATGTGTTGCAGCACCATACTTGGGCGCATCGTTTGCAACAAATTCAAGATGTGATTGGGGTTTAA